Within Citrus sinensis cultivar Valencia sweet orange chromosome 1, DVS_A1.0, whole genome shotgun sequence, the genomic segment AAAAAGGGCACAAATGCTTGATTCTTAGAGATTCAGCACGGTGTGCCATTGTGTGAACTAGCTTTTAAcatcaatttgaaaaaaaaaaaaaaaaaacagttatCCACAGTGGTAGgattttgctttttattgATAGATTTTCTGCTTTTGGTAACATAAATCTTGTGCTGGAAAATGTCTTCTTTTCGAGTTCATGGCCTTTGGCATGTAGCTTCAAGATCCACCACCAAGACAGCCCGCTAAACTAATTGTAATTCGTTCTCCCCAGCTTTAAAGCTTGTAGACTAATCGGTCGATTGAAGAAGTTATTCACGGAGCATCATCGACAAGTTGACACAACGCAATTTGAGCAAGTAGTCAATACAAAGTTGACCTTTCTGACCTTTCCAAATAATGCCCTGAGAAATACTTGTCGATAGTTTTCTCAAGTTTCAACGAAAGCAACTTTCCTGCCATTTGGGGTGGTGAAAATCTGAATATTTAGGAAGAGAAATTCCTTTTGAACCTTCGTTGCACTGTTGTCTCGTCTGTCCAACGGTAGCTGTCTTGTCTGCCGAGTGAAAGCATTCTCTTGGGAGAAGCTCGCATCATTTAGGTGAATTTTAAGGCAAGCTGACTTCAGAACCACCAGCAGTTGGTCCTTTCTTGGGAAAGAACCACGACGGAATCTGAAGAACCACATCCAGTCCATAACAAATCCAATAAAAGTCAGCAAGACTGCCAATGGTTCGGATTTTCAAATcttgtttctaaatttaactACGAGTGGTTCCGCTTCTCTGTTTGGTTTGTTTATAGTACAAGTTGTTGGGTCTCATTCTCATAACCATGCCATGTCTCGTTGTCCACCCACAGCTTAAAGACGGGATCAAAGAAAGCAATTGCTATAAGCCCGGATAACTTTAATTACTTGTACAGGCACACTTAATTAAACCCAGTTGCTGCCTGCCATTTGGGACGGGTGTCGAGGTACGTACCCAGTTACAGTAATCATTGAATCATGTTACAGGGATGACGACTACCAATTAGCCAAGCCATTGAtgattaattagttataatcAGACGGTGTCAATTCTAGCAAACTAGAGTTTCAGTTAACTTTAGTATCTGTGGTCCTGTGGATGCATGGGAAACTTTTGAGACAGCTGATTATTTGATGTTCGGTGCAAAACACTATCTGTGTATCACTAACCTATAATCTATCATATCAGGTAACATCATGAAGTATCCGATCCATATAATAAAGAACCAGCTCGCAGATAATCAGATCCCACAATTTCAGAGAAAGATTCAGCTGTCACCAAGGCCAAATTTGTGAGGTTAAAGGCTAATTCTAAAAACGATTCTAAAATCGATTCAATGTACAATCAGagaatgataataaaaatcgAAAAGAGACGCTTTCTTCCTTTCTGCATAACTAGTCCACATACCATCCCCAACACTTCATCGTACAAGTGGGTCTCCATTTCTAAAGATAGGAATAGAATGAACAACAAAACCTAAAATCCTCGCCAACAAAATTAGTAAGTTACCAAGACTACTGGTCAGAAGAGTTCacatgccaaataataatattcttagtCAGCGAACCTAACACAAGTTGGCACCAGGTGAATACCCAAATCATCTCAAGCTTTGCAATAACAAACCGTGCTAATAAGCATACTAAGACCAACACGAGGATATCAATTGAAATGAATTATTGTGCACCGATTAAACCAGAAACATTGATTGGTTCATATACATAAAAGCAGAGGAtacccaaaataaaatttctacagaatcaataatatgtaatgtaaatatcaattttgaGACTTCCGCAGAATGAATCCACACTCATCTCCATCAAGGCCAGAGTTACAAGTATTTCTACCGGTGCAATTTATATGACACCAATAGTTTAAAGCTGAAAAATTACGAACTAAAGGTGCAAAAGGTATAGACAATAACCAGATTTGACAAAGATAACTCCAAAAATCACTAGTATTATCCTTCCTCCTGTGTAGATTTCAAAAGCTATATTTGATCTTCAAAATGGCAAATGTTGAACAAGTAGACCAGATAAGCAAtctgcaaaagaaaatttaaaatatataattttaaacagAATTGGATATCCGCTCTACTCTTAACAAGAGCCAAAATACATCTGCCTAAAACATCATCAAACAGCTAGAAACTGATAGTTAAGGTTCATAATGCGTAATTAGACATCCAGCTGTTGGAGCATCATGGGCAACAACAGACCCTAGAGACAGTTAATTGCGCTcaaaatttcttcaaatatcCATCAGCACATAAATTATGgcattaaaacaaataaattctcatatACAAACCATTTACAACAATGCTTAAAACTTCATTACACAAGAACAATGTTCCATTTCCCGAGGATAGGATCAACTTTATGAAAGATTTGAACATGCATTAATTGAATGTGGGAGAAAATTACTTCAGTTTTGCTTCAGCTTGTTTCATTGAACCAGATTTCAGTAACATGATTGCTACTCCTATCTGAATAATGAATATCATAGCAGCACAATCAAGCTAACCTTTATGCAGATTACTACAGAATTATTGTCATATTTACCAAAATGCTGAGCATTCCAATTCTCAACCCACAAGCACAGAAAAAAGGAATAGAAAGAGACATATATCtaaaaaaagtgaaagaaacATTCAATTCAATCGTTCAAAcgaataaaataacttataaagCTTAACTGACATTcacaataaaaaacaataatttaaatcatgtAAATTCAGTAGCATTATACCTTGATTCGACTCATCAAGCTGGTGAATACTGAAACTTCTGCCACATGTCACAATGGGGAGTCTCCTTTATAAAACCCCACTGCTGCCGCTGAATCTCTAACCGGCAATTCTGTGCAAGAATAGTAAAGTAATCCTTTTCAACTTGCTTTTCCAGCCTCACTCTCTGAACACTACCCACCGGATAGTCCTGCTCAAATTTGCTAGACTTCACATAAAAATTCACCCCTCTTTCCGTTGTAAACTTGTACTCATAAGGGTAAGACCTCGACAAGGCATAAATTGGATCAGAAGACGGCAAAAACTGCAAGAGAATTATCAAAATCACAGGCAACAACTGAATCAAGGCACGTAAATTAAACCCATCGGAGCCATTACGATCAGCCGTTCCCGTGGCCACTCCCTGCCCGAAATTAAAATGCCGAAACTGAGTCCTGGCTGGCGGCATTCCCCCGAAGAAAAAGTTCCTAAAAATCTCCTCAGCATCAATATCCGAATCATAAAACCCGTTAAACCCACGGGCGGCCCGAGTATGAGTCCGTGGCTGATAAACGGGCTCATCTGACCCagtaatatcatattttttccGACTCTCATCGTTGCTCAAACACTGAAACGCCTTTGATACCGCTTTAAAGGCTTCTTCGGCGCCTGGAGCTTTGTTCTTATCGGGATGAACCTTCAGCGATAATTTTCTATAAGATTTCCGTACATCTTCGACCGTACAAGATCTTTCAACCCCTAGGATTTCGTAAAAATCTTTCGTTTTCTTAATCTGTCTCACGATCGCGATTTGCTCTTCGGTGTACGCCGGAGAGGACGAAGAAGAAGCTGACGGAGACGCGCCAGTTGATGGGCCCCGGTGTCGGATCGTCGATTGATCGGACGGCTTTGAATTGGGCTCTGCGGACGGGCCGTTAGGGTTTGTGTTGGGGTCGGACTCGATGGATGAGATGATGTCGTCAACCGGAAGAGAAGGATCGAGGCGGCGAGCCTTGGACAGAAATTTGATCGCACGCGCTCGATCGCCTGATTCTAGCGCTTCTTTGCCGATTTTGAAACATTTCAAGGCGTCATCTTTATTCCCATCcatgatgaaaattgaaaaaccaCACAAGAACAAATaacacaatatatatataaatatcacAAACCCTAATCCTAATTTATTGCCGATTGCGAATCATAATAGTGTTAATATAATGGATCTGACataagaatttgaatttgaggGGTTCAAGGATTCAGGGGGTGGTGTCGTAAGTTGAGGGTAAGGAGGAGAAGGAAGAGGAGAAGTGTCAATGAAATTATCGTCTTTCTGATTAAAGTACGTTGGCTGAGTTTTAGGATGTGTTTGGATACTCGACGGTTCCTACTTTCTGTTCAACTTAGAGCAGTCAACATTACGGAGTAACCAAACACTGTCTTTTGTCGATTTTTTGTTAGGGATTAATTTCGTATTATTCCAttgattatatttaattagacctttatttttaaaatttcaaattacctTCAAGTTTTtcataaaaagattaaaaaaatcatcaattcacatagttttttctttatttttgaaaaagaataaggtaatttagagatttttaaaagtgaagatgacaatttaaaaatagtaatccaattttaaccttttaataattaaattgtataTAATAACATTTGCATCCCtgtatttttttacaatttacaattttgttatatatatatatattcatgtaaacttgaaattgattttttttttaatttttaagatattaaaatgaagGTATTGTATCGtcctttaatttaaaatttaatttttttaaagtatgtgttggatatcaaaataataagagaataTAAGGGATAGGAGATGggttcaaatatttatatttctttaggaaaaaaatttcaattcataCAAATTTATGTTCACAAATAGTAAAGGTCGAAAAGGAAATTTCTTATGGGCGCACAAACAGCGATTGACATCTCATATTTAATCCGGTTGTTGATATCTTTAATTTCACTTagatttttgttatgttatataattatgtaacataTATGATTATGTAACGTAACAATCTCCATCCACTTACTCTCTATTTATCcctaaattaaagataaaattattcttatacCCTCCAAATGAGAAAAAATTCCTTAGGTCCTGACCCAATGGGAGTATGGGACTAGTGTGAATGAGGAAATAAATGTATCCTTTGTTGAGATATTTAAAGGGTTAAGGATTTCAATGTTATTAGCCCAATTACACACTTCACAAACAAATCATAGCTTCATAGGGCACACcagatgaaaaacaaaactttcCATAAAAACGACGTCGTGAGTTTGCTGTCGTTTATTTAGCCGCCCTCGTTTGTGAAACCCTGAGAACTCGAAACTGCTAAGCAATGGAGTCCCAAAATCAGTACGAAGTCGACCTCGGTAATCTCTTGGCTTTCAACCATTCTCACCACTTCCCATCCCTCCCCTCTTCAAGGTTTGGCTTCTTCACCcgtcctttttttaatttgttttctttttgttttaatatattcacATATTTGCAATTTTCTGTTGTGTCTGTGATTTCTCGACAGTGTGTGCGGCcgttttgttttttctttaattattttccataTATATTGTGTGCAAGTATTTCCAAGTATACCAGCTAGTTTAAGCTTATTATCATGCAactgtttaatatttttgtttttgtgattttgttgtattttttggttttaggaggttgattttgtattttatgtaaaaatcTTGATTTGCTTAGGGAGGAACTAGTAAAGGAATGTCTAGAGGAGGGCACGAAGTTGGTTCAAGCCATTGCAGATCGTCTTTTTAACTTACCTTCAACAGAAGATGTAGATGGCCCTATTGTCACGTTGCCTCCACCTACAACTAAATTGCCTAGATCGAAGCATGTAAGCTATCCTTTCTATTCGTTATATCGCCCAATTGTAGTTCTTTATCTACTTCAGTTTGGGTTGGCTACAGATACttcattgttttataattagtaGCAGCAAGGCATGTGCATATATTTATTGCTTTTGCTAAAAATTACTGATtttacatttctttttgttttgttttcttttctttttggctaCTCAATATGAAGTATGATATTATGCTCTATTAGTTCTCATGTACCACAAACTTTTGCTGATATGGGTTCGTCTAAAAAGCATTTGCATGATTAAGTGGGAACAAAGGATGCAGAAATTAGAAGTGTATAACTCAGTCCTGATTTTgcatgaaaatgattttaaggGTTGTCCCTTAATTGTTTGGAGCGCTGTTTAGCTTTTATGCAAttgtttgaagaaatcatctgaAAGGTTGCTTGTCCGCTTAATCAACAGTTCACTTTTAAAATGCAGtaatccattaaaaaattgtaagaatAGTAAGTTTTCCCGCAGAGAGGGCCATTTAGTGGTGCTGTTTGCTACCTACTGTGAAATACATATCTGCCAGTGGTTTAATAATGCGGTGCCAGAATATAGAAGTGTTTAATTATCCCTTCTGACCATCAATGTGATGCTTCAAGGTGAACATTATTTGAACCAAGGTTTTCAACTATTTTTCAATGACAATGATATGGtaaatgtatttttctttttatccatgtgttttattatttaattaaatggttGATGAAAGTACATCGCTTTTTTGCCATGGTGATATCATCTGGATTAGTACACTTGTGGCCATTGCTACTTTGCTAGCATGTTCATCTGTCTACAGCTTTGTAATGCAAAATTTCTGAGATGATGTCTTCTGCTTCCTTATGTTCAGTGTgtaaaactttttattatttctttttcagctaCCAAAGCCTAAACCTCCTACAAAATGGGAATTGTTCGCCAAGAAGAAAGGTCAGTTATATGTAATCATCTTCAGCATTCATGGCCTTTTTTCCTGAATGTTTTGGTTATGACAAAGTAAATTAAGCAATATGAGGATTGGGCCTTGGATAATCAATCGAattagttttaatattttggatGATCTTGATTTGTccttatttatgtttgataatttaatcGTTTTTACAGGTGTCAATCACTGATGAAAAGGTTTTGAGATATTTTGCAGGTATCAAGAAGCGTAAGAAAGACAAGGTTGTTTGGGATGAGCAAACTGGTACTTGGAAACGTCGCTTTGGTTATGATCGTGTTGATGATGATAGAGATGTGCCCATCATCGAGGCCAAGATGACTGATGGTAAGTAGTTAAACGATCCATGTTGCAATTTAAATATGAAGTAAAGGTACCAAGATAATGTTGcaactgaaatttaaatgctttTTGCTTTTGGAACTGGAAATTCTTATCATATCAGACCAATTTATCCTGTCGTGAAAAGACTTTTATTGAACATTTACCTTCAGAGCCAGGAGAGGATCCTTTTGCTAAGAGgcaagaagagaagaaaaaacgAGTTGCTAAGCAAGATAAGAATCGGTTGCAGAACTTGAAACAAGCTGCCAAAGTTGGTGCTTTGCCAAGGTTTTGCTCTGCCATTTCTTGTTAAGGTTTCTTGTGGCATAAATATGTACACATATTTTCATGCATTGCAATGCATCAAGCCCTTCACAGCTTTCATCTACAGAAGATTTTTCTtgtcaattttaattaaagaaactggattttaaaattggtttcACTTTGTTTATTCAAATGCGAACCTATTGGTACTTATAGGATAAGTGATCTTTGAGTTAAATGAACTATTAGGTTGTGGATTGTGTGTTTTGATTTGGTGATCTTCTTAAAAGTTGGGTTTATGTCCTTGGGCTTCAATAGTCTTGCATCATTGGCAGTGGCTCCATGCTCTCTT encodes:
- the LOC102625062 gene encoding chaperone protein dnaJ 49-like gives rise to the protein MDGNKDDALKCFKIGKEALESGDRARAIKFLSKARRLDPSLPVDDIISSIESDPNTNPNGPSAEPNSKPSDQSTIRHRGPSTGASPSASSSSSPAYTEEQIAIVRQIKKTKDFYEILGVERSCTVEDVRKSYRKLSLKVHPDKNKAPGAEEAFKAVSKAFQCLSNDESRKKYDITGSDEPVYQPRTHTRAARGFNGFYDSDIDAEEIFRNFFFGGMPPARTQFRHFNFGQGVATGTADRNGSDGFNLRALIQLLPVILIILLQFLPSSDPIYALSRSYPYEYKFTTERGVNFYVKSSKFEQDYPVGSVQRVRLEKQVEKDYFTILAQNCRLEIQRQQWGFIKETPHCDMWQKFQYSPA
- the LOC102624768 gene encoding ribosome biogenesis regulatory protein homolog is translated as MESQNQYEVDLGNLLAFNHSHHFPSLPSSREELVKECLEEGTKLVQAIADRLFNLPSTEDVDGPIVTLPPPTTKLPRSKHLPKPKPPTKWELFAKKKGIKKRKKDKVVWDEQTGTWKRRFGYDRVDDDRDVPIIEAKMTDEPGEDPFAKRQEEKKKRVAKQDKNRLQNLKQAAKVGALPSHVQLAATALPITGTQAAPKKFTKHELGDVAGIAATSTASGGKFDKKVPGEKAPKHQGKHRKFLPVVEGSGIGSREKEQTDKVLNKLFSKHSHEILNVEKAVTAYNVKREKKQRLKHNKNVEDKSLSTSNKLKPKKQLNKKSAKKGSSKKGKAK